From Pseudomonas sp. G2-4:
CGCGTTTTCAAAAGCCACTGGATGCTTGAGCTCAAACAACCGCACCACCACTGGCGATGGCCGTCCGTTGAGGTCTGGGTTGAGCTGGTCGCTGGCCGTCAGCGTGAGGTTGAGCTTGGTCATCGTCGAAAAGGGCGACAGCGTGGCGCAACCGACCAACAACTGCGTCGTGACAAGCGCCGTCAAAGTCCTGAATAAAAGCATCGTGCGGTAAGGCATGTACGTCATCCATGGTGATCGGTGTGCAGGGTGGAAATAAGGCGAACCTGCTCTTCATAAGCCTGGGCGAACTCGCGAGCCAGCAGCGCGGTATTGATCGCCAAAGCCTCCCGGGCCTCGCCATCCAAGCTATCGAGGTCCATCCCCAGCGCGCTACCGAAGCGCTCCCAGAAACCTTCGCGGGGCTGTTCAACCGCGTCGGACGACGAGACCGGCCCGCGCGTGGCTTCGATCGGGGCGTCTATCAGTTCCGGCAACAGCAGGCTCTCCATGTCGACGCGTGCGTAGTTCGAGCGATCAAGGGCATCCGGCGGTACGGCGGTAGGGTTTATCAGCTCATCTATTTCCGGGTAAATGCGCTCCCGTTGATCCAAGGCTTTCAGCGGGTCGAGAGCCAGGAATGCGTCGTCCGGAATGAGGCCACCGATTGGCGTCGGACGGCCGGCTCCGGCAGCGCTGTTGGACGGGCAAGCAAGCAACCGTGCCAGAATTTCGAAATCGCCCATGATGTAGGCATCTCCGTCCTTGATGCGTACCGGCTCGCCATT
This genomic window contains:
- the tagH gene encoding type VI secretion system-associated FHA domain protein TagH produces the protein MELVFEMLNARQFIAAHLCQQTFGPAGGVIGRGEGCDWALPDRQRLLSKRHAQVSFHEGSFFLTDTSGNGTTHRESGERLPNGEPVRIKDGDAYIMGDFEILARLLACPSNSAAGAGRPTPIGGLIPDDAFLALDPLKALDQRERIYPEIDELINPTAVPPDALDRSNYARVDMESLLLPELIDAPIEATRGPVSSSDAVEQPREGFWERFGSALGMDLDSLDGEAREALAINTALLAREFAQAYEEQVRLISTLHTDHHG